The DNA window aatgaattttaaaaaaaacttttatggagagcaatgttgttttatttttattttttcaaaataatattgttggaGTTGCTTTCTAAAATAGTATGTGATGATTCCTTTTATATTTGGGAAAacatctttattttataatttccatCAGTGAACATAAGGTTTGAAGAAGTGGTTGGGGAGATTACAAGTCAGAGGGGTCTTTTTCAACCACAAATAGTACGTCCGTTTATCTTGAATCTGGtcgaaatattttattatttattttaatcgtatgtttatttttttgttttaaaaatttttaaaacaaatttaaatttttattaatttcaaattaatatatttttaatatttttaaattattttaatatattgatatcaaaaataattttttaaaaaataaaaatattattaatatatattttaacacgaaaaattatttaaaaaacaaccagtATCAAATAATTACATTTCTTACAGTAGATAATTGATACCCTTTCATCATTATACCAAGTGAAAATTTGACTATAAAATGTGGTGGAAGTCAGCAAGCAACTGCACTAGCTGCTTCAAAAGAAgaaacttttcattttattttatggcaGGTTCCCTCTCCCTCGCGCACACAGTTACTGGGGAGGCTGTTAATTTCTCAGGTTCTTGTTATGTCTCCCTCTCAAgtttcttgatgttttttactCTCACAAGTATGAAGCATTAGCTACATTTGCAATGTAGAGTTTGGATGGATGGATATCTTATTTTGTTGAAACAATAGAGATAAGAAATGTAGTAGGAATAAGATACTTCACtgtttttatttctcttgtttGTTTCATCTTTGAACGCTTGCTTAATTCTCTGCTAGAAACGGATAATATGATACCAAGATGAGTATGACTGTTTCTTAATTTCCAAGATCTTTGGAGTAGTACATATTTCCCATAAATTTATGAAGAGTCTTTCATGACTGAGAGTGTGTTTTGGTCTTTGTTAATGTTGATAATTAGCCTGTTAAATGAAACAGATTTTTGGTTGATATgctgtaaaacaaaataatttagcTGTGTTTGAGAATAATTTGTAACAATCAGATTAATCTGGGTCGATTATTGTCAGTATCAAGTTGATGAAAATTTCTCCAAGTTCATGGCCCAGCTTGTGAAAAAACTCTCATTTTTCCTAGGGATGTTCAAGGAGGTTACTGTGATCTTATTTCTTGGGTTGGCGGTATGGGCATATCAGGCCACCCAGCCACCACCTCCAAAGATTTGTGGAACCCTGGATGGCCCTCCCATTACAGCGCCTAGAATGAAGCTGAGGGATGGGAGGCATTTGTCCTACAAGGAGCATGGCGTCTCTAAAGAAACTGCCAAAGCTAAGATCATACTTGTTCATGGTTTTGCCTCTACGAAACATGATATGATGAGTATGACAGAACCCGTTCTggtaatttatttctaaattaatgttttaatggAACTCTTTAAGGTTTCACTGGTCAAGAGATTGTATTTGTTGATGGAGAAATCTAACTTTTACCCCTCATTTTATGTGATGATTTTCAGGATGTTGTTGAGGAGCTGCGGTTGTACTTTGTGTCCTTTGATCGGCCAGGTTACGGAGAAAGCGATCCAGATCCCAGGCGAACTCCTAAAAGTTTAGCTTTAGATATAGAAGAGCTTGCTGATCATTTAGGACTAggatataaattttatgtggTGGGATTCTCCATGGGAGGCCAAGTGGTTTGGGGCTGCCTCAAGTACATCCCTCATAGGTGAGACTGTTTTACTTGCAATTCTGGTAAATTTGCTACATTGGGGATCTTCTGCCAACTTTCAGAATGCGGGATGTTGCATCAAAAAATGCAGTAATTTCAAAAaagaactcaattaaaaaaaagtaaagcatgctatgaaaaataattgtcaatGTTCTCAAGTGTATTCTAGTATCAGGAATCTGCTTGAGATTTGTTTGTGATATGCTGCCTCACAGTTCTGTCTGGTGttattttttgcttcaaatcaTGTGCTCTTGTTTCTTCCAGGCTATCAGGAGCGACACTGATTGCTCCTGTTGTCAACTATTGGTGGCCTGGCTTTCCTGCGAACTTATCAGCAGAAGCCTACTACCGACAGATTCGACAGGATCATTGGGCATTATATGTTGCTCACCATACTCCGTGGCTCACCTACTGGTGGAACACTCAGAAATGGTTTCCTGCATCAGCTGCTATATCCATGAAGACTGATATTTTATCCCGCCAGGATTTAGAAATCCTACCCATGATGGCAGAGAAGAGAAGCAACAGGGTACTTCATTTTCTTGTTACTCTCTTTTGTTCATTACAAGGAAATGAATCACAAACCATGAGTATCTTAATAAATTCTGTCTGAAAGTGGAGGCGGAAAAAAGATATTCGATCATCTCATGCATAATCTTGCCATAGTCTGATAGGCTTTGTTTTTCATCCACGAATGGATAGTAACGTGACAGAATTCTTATAAACCCTATCTCATTTGGAATTTTGTACCCTCTCTTTTTATACAGCCACAAGCAACGCTGCAAGGAGTGTTTGAATCCTTACATCGAGACTTAATGATTGGATTTGGGAAGTGGGAATTTGATCCCATGGATCTTGAGAATCCTTTTCCTAACAATGAAGGCTCAGTTCATCTATGGCAGGGTGATGAAGATATAATGGTGCCTTCTAGCTTGCAGCGATATATTGCCCAAAGACTTCCATGGATTGACTACCATGAGGTCCCTGGTGCTGGACATTTATTCACCGCAATCCCACAGAACTTCGGACAGATTTTAAAGGTTCCTTTTCTAGGAAGGGATTGATCCTATTTGTTGTAGGGCTAGGTGGGTGAACAGTGCATCCCTGATTATGTTCAAACATTTTGTATGTCTTTCTGCTGTACAAACCATGTGTCTGTAACTGAGATTTGGTCACGTTGCAAAAATGTTATATTTCGACACTACATTTCACAGCTTAGCATTAGCTGGTTGGCGTTTCCATTAGATAGTCCAATGATGAAGTGGCTTAAGCTGTGAATGCGGGGCAGATCAGCTTTGGAATATCTAACACCACAGTATAGCCAAAAAAAACCCAGCATAATAGCATGCCCGGCAAGCTAAAGAAAACAGAATCAAGAACAAACATAACAGGTAAaccaataatttattgaatctTTGGAGCCTTTAAGGGGAATTGTGTCGGGAATCCCAGCACACTGgcaaaaatgaagataaataaCAAACATAATAGGTAAACCaagaatttattgatttataacAGAAACTGATACAAAATGTCGGAAACATCATAAAAACTATTCAATGCTAACAGCTGAAAGAAGCTTAGAAGGAGCAACGGACAGATTATTCATTGTTGACACCGATAACTTAAATGgactgaaatataaaataaattacaaatgcAAGGCAAAAAGCAGCATTAACTGCAAATTTGCGCGGAACAGTTGAGAGAATCACTTCACAGTAACCCTTAATTACTGCAAACAATCATCACAGTGGAAACACTTCAGGGTCACAGAAGTGTCCAACTCTGGTCAACAAGACTAAAAAGTACAGAAGTGCAAGAAAAGTTAAATGTGCTCCTAAGTTCATTTGGGCAGTCCAGTTTCAGGATGGAGAAGAGCCTGGCTTTCATCAGAGAGCAAAACAGGACCTCTACCAGGTTTCGTACAGATGAAATAACTGACATCTCCTTTGCTTCTCTGGGCATTCTTAATTTCTGGAGGTGGTGACAAAGCTTCCACATCCTTCATATCTTCAATCCCAGCATCTTTTAGTATGGACTTATCACCTATAACATAACTGaggaaaaaaagtttgattaTTTGAAAACTGATTGATGGGGTTGTATAAATCATGCATAGCCTCCAAAACATTGCACCAAAATCCTTTTGTGACCTTGACATTGGAAGACAATATACCTGTTCAAATCAGCATCGGAACTTGGAGGGAAGTAAAAAAGCAGCTTCTGCAATAACTGGGTAGCAGCCTTTCTATTATGTGCAATCAGAACTGCATTGGGCCCAGCATCAAACGTATAAGCTACCTGTCAAGGAAATCTCATCATTAGCCAACCATTACACATTTGGAAACTGTGACAATTAGCTGGCAGGGCCAGTAGGATTCTAACtatcattttgtttcttttttcttttattttttattttaggaaaatcaacaacaaaTGAAGTGGTTGCAAGCATTAAAACAATGTTATGATAAGTCATTACGGATAGGTAAAATAGCACAAGCCACAAGTGAAAAGAAGCTTCATGTTTGATATGATGAAGTGATACATTTTCAGTTACAAAACCCAATACCAAATAAATTATCTCATGATATTTCAGCAACAGCAGGAAAGTATATCTGTACTTGAGGAACCACGCAGGATCAGCTAATAGTACAGAACATGTTTGCAAAAAGAACAAATGAAAACTAAATACTATAATTAGACAATTGAGAAGGCAATTTTATTATGCTATCATCCTTAAATCACCTATACAATCATCTGTGCCCCAAGCTTGACCATCATCTATGAtcaaatttttggaaaataacgATGTTAATGCCATGACATTCTATCTGGAACTTGCTTCTAAGTTAAGCTCCTAGAATGTGGCgtatataaacaaacaaaaaaaaaaagatagcaaaaaaatacaaacctgAGGTGTTTCTTCTGAGCGATTCCATTTTTCAACACAGCTGATTATCCTGAAATATAGTCACTACATTAAAACTAAACTCTATGTCTGGTGAAGGGCTCAAcaggcaaataaataaataattgatgagGCTTAAATTTTCATGTCACATAAATCGAGAAACTTTACTTGCCTGTGAGATGTATCATTCATGTAGAATATTGGGGGACATGTATCCAAGCAGACTGCATGGAACTGATTGCTATCTGCACAGGTTAATTGTGCAAAAGATCCAAAATCACGATTCTTTATGGCTTCTTCCATTTGTTTAATGCGTTTTGGTACAACTTCCTATTTAGTCCAAAACAGGAAAGGAGATATTaccaaaagttaaataaatttcaaacaaTTTCAGAATGCATTGATCAGAAGACAGCTAAAAAGGGAAAAGAGGGTTAAATTTCATAGAAAATCTAAATCTGAACAGCAAGGAAAAGGCAGTGTGCAAATCACAAAGCATGGTTATCATCCAGAATAGATTCAGAATAGGGCTCCAGCTCCATTTATGTCTAAAAATCTCAACTGCTAAGAGCACTTTTTGCAATTGAAGAAAGACAACTGCTTAAGAagagaagttgcaagaaattgaATTAAGGGCATTGAAAAGCACCTTAGCTCTGTGTTGCAAAAGCAAGCTAGTGTCAACACTGTCCCGCATTCCTGTGGTGCTACTTGTTTCTTTCTGCCGTGAACTTACCTGGAGAACAAAATCACAAGTCTGTTTACTAAAACAACaggacaaagaaaaatcaaatgtaTTTTCAGGACCGCTATTCCCAGAGTCCAGAGGCAACTCAAACTAAATTCAGACTCACGAGTTCTAAATAAGGGGGAaaacataccacagcgataataataacaagttcATCCCAGTGCTTTTCGTCTACAAGTTGAACAGCAAGGCTATCACTTCCATCCTCAGCCTtgacatattaaaaaacaatgcatcATAATTAATTGCTCAAAATGGGACAGAGCAATCTAATCAGAAGGCTCCATGGATGAACCTCGAAATCAAACTTACTTTTCCCATGATCCACTTCACAAATCCACCAAATAAACTGCGACAGGCACTGCCAGAACCTTGCCTGAAAAACAAAGCTTACAAAATATCAAACATTGCAAGAACCTTTCCAAGAAACAATGTTcataaaatatcaaatgttaATAGCAACTAGCATGCTTGAATCACTCATATCTGAAAAGCATTGacagattaaattaaatatataactgGGCTATAAAATAAGTCAAGACAGCACCCAATACACCGACTTATCAATTACTTAAAGACAGCTCCCTATAAACCAACTTATCAATTACTTAAAGATATCATTGTTATCAAATACTATCATTGATGTAAGCCAAGAACAAGCAATTAGGTATCAGCAAAGATGCATCTAGCCAGAATTcagaataataaatatttgttggTGGTGACAGCTGTATGAGGATATAGTGGAATAAATGAAACATGTAAATAGCAGCTGCATATGAAGAATACAATTCTAGGGGGGAAAAAATGTTTCATGCTACTCAAAATTATTGAcgtaaagacaaaaaaaacataaaaccaagCACTTCAAATTATGCCTATGCTATTAAGGTATACCTTGCAATAGCAGAAAGTTCACTATTGTCTTCTTTTGCATTCATCAGCTTTGCAAGGGCAAAAACTACATAAGAAGATAAAACCAGATGATGTCATGATGAATAAATTATTCCAGTCCCATACAAGATTGCAATTGATACTACAGCCCTGCAGATATAAagcagaaaaaacaataaaagggCTCCTCGAAGTTGAAAACTGCTTCATTAATAGTAAGCATTTCTGTCTAGCTTGTTGCATTTCTATATGAgcttctatataaaaaaatgtgtacACATCAGTGATTATAATCCAGAAAAGCTAGCTGGCAGATTCATGAAAACTATATGCCAAGTTGGTCAATTTCAACATGGACCCCATAATCATATACAGTAAGCTTTATTGTGAGTGTTTTCAACAAAAGCGATTAATGAATAATCATTCCACATACCAAGCTCCATCCATGATAAAGCTAGACTAGAGGATTCTGAATAAATTTAAGCATTGAGCAAGAATTGCATCTATTTTTCTAAACAATACGAAACTCGGATTGTTCATTCACAAGAATTTCTCAGAAATGTGAAGTCCAGCACAACCATTCAATGAAGTAGACagaaattatgtttaaaaatacagGCCCgaccataaaaaagaaaaaaaaagggggggggggggtgaacATAGCAAGGAAAATTCAGGGAAAATGTTTACCAAGACAAGCAAAGCCAGCTGCAGAGGAAGCCAGTCCAGCAGCAGTAGGGAAATTGTTGTATGAAGCAACATGCACATGCAAGTTCTCCCAATCCTTCTTTGCAATCTTGATACCCTTCTCTTCATCCTCAACATCACAAGCCTGGGCACGAATTTCCCTTAAACAATTTTGGTACCTGCCTCCAGAAAGGGAAATCTCCTACGCTAACCAGCAAAAACCAAATGTGCCATGAGTCAGCAGTGAGGTAGAGAATTTCAACACGAACCCAGCAACCATTTACACATTGCTTAGCTACAAAGAACCATAACTAGCAAATTGTCTCATTTACAGGGAAATTGAAatgcaattaaattttatccaatCTAGATCCATGTCCATCTTTTCAATATCAAATCTTGTATCAGGtctcaatcaattttttcctttcctcACATTTTCTCAACAACCAAATAGGATGCAATGAAAAACACATCAAAGTTTTCCCTGATGATAAATCACACAGGATTCTCAACACAACAAGTTAGCCCTCTTCCTCTCTTATGCTCATCATCCTTGATATAAGTACATCACGATAACGCTACCACATGACTTTATGAACTACGTAAGCTGACATGCAATTCCAAAATCTGTTTAAACAGTACGGtttcaaataaagaaattcTCTGCTATGTTGACGTCCAATTCCGAAAAGGAAAGAGTTCATGAGAACAGAATCTGACTGTAAAGCTTAATCCAGTAAATTCCCTTCTTTCCAGGTCCCAAATAACCATTAAACATACAAAACAAGGAGAACCCACAAAAATTCACTATCTAAATGAGTCATTAAACCCACTGAAATCCCATCAAGAACTTCCACGGCAACCAAATTGAAAcagaaaaatgagaaaaaagactACCTTTCCATTGAGCCACATCCGATCCTGGTCAAAACTAGGACTAACAGCAACAGTTGTGGTTGTACAAAGATGAGCCGGATCAAGAGTGACACTTATGCTATCATTAACAGGCAAAATCAAGGTCTCATCTCGCTTGCCCCAGTACTTTATCACAGCTATATTTGTTGGTGTCTGTGCAGTCACCATCCTCACCCATGATTTCTCTGCCATTGATAATAATCCTCAAAAAGCTTcaaactttattgaaaaaaagcACCAGAACAGAGATCTGAGGATCTGAAAATGGTGatcttattaatgttttttttttttttatggtttcttgTTGGCTGAACTGCTGAAGAGGAGAGGAGGGAAGTTTGCAATATAAATAAGAGAAGAGCCGGTTAAGAACCAGAAATTGGTGGCTTATTTGGCCTGCGTTCATGTTTGGACTTCGGACTTTCCAAGGTGTCATGCTTGTTCAGaactaattataaattagtccctataattttagaatatttatttattagcccTATAGtttcatgttttattattaaatcatcatattttaaaatctgcTTGTCCTTTTTGTCAATGCAATGttctctttctatttagtttaatttatttttttctgaaaatagagagagagagaagaaggcgAGATAGAAAACTctgatcagaaaaaaaaaatttggaaaaaaaaataaaaaataaaaacatgttgcATTTAAGATAGTTAAGCTAGTCAAGAGActgtttagttgtttttaatagTATAAGGACTAGTTGGTTATTTATGATAAACTATAGAGGCTAAATTGTAAAAGAGCTAGTGCATTAAAAATGGATTCTAGTATTTGTCTTTCTAGgaagtcttttatttttgagtGATGAATTAGCAAATTAGGCTTTTATCATGTGCTCTGATGaagataatgaaaaatatattttttaattttaaaaataaaaaattcatatataattattttttattttttcagctaaatatcttattatttctattatttttatttcttatatccCGAGTGGAGagggtaataaaaaaaaatgagaaattattgACATTTTCATATCGTAGATGTGTGAATGAATAATCCAAATCTTAGTATAAAAGCTTGTTGATTATATCGATTGACCTGTTTGCCatgtttttgtatatataaagaaggaaattcattaaattaagCAACCAAATTGGACCCAGATGCCGTGCAATTTCCACTGgcattgttaataaataaataaatagtttagTGAGGTTGGTGAaggttataaatttttatttaattcagaTATTAATGGAATTGTCACTAATCTTtgcataatttaatatttttcctgCTGTTGTTGCATGGAATTtacgatttttatttttgtctgaTGCTTGCTTTCTGTTGCTGGTAGAGGTGATTTCAGTGTTTAAATGGctcatttctctctttctccatttccttcttttaacataaatataattaattaatccctCTAGCAATTgatataaaagtatttaattttgacatataaaagctgattataataattaaaaaattattaaatattaaaaaaaaaaaatttactgcaTCAATGATAGTGGTGGAGTCAGTCAGGTGTTTGAAGTTATAATTATTGTGAAGAAATTAGATGAACTGATCAATAATTGCAGCCAAAACATTTGGTCACGCCTTGAATAGTCAAACTATAACAGCCCAGCACTCCAATATTGACTTACAATGTTGCTTATGTATATTGGTAACTGACCAAGActttattcaaaaacaaaaaatattggctCCATGTGTTTTGTGCTACATAAATAGACAATTACCATGCATTTGGTCcgtcatatataattttttaaaaaattagtttttatttttaaatatattaaaataatattttttaatttttaatattaacacgttaaaataattaaaaaaacacaaaacaaattcaatctaATATTTCTTTAACAGGTTAACCAAAAGAACACTCAAGATCACACTCCTTTCAAGACATTCAAATGAAAATCCCAAGTCTTAATCATACTTGCCTGGtctaatttaaaaagttaacctggaaacatgattcataatttagatatagttttaatttaaatataaaaaaaaatatctcggtaaaattcaattaactcaattaaagTTTTAGTGATCTGATTAAACTaatcaaacttaatttaaatCTGAGTAAGAACATATTTGGCAGTGTGATggtggttatttttcaaataacttttcatgccgATATGTATgtcaaatgatgttttttttattttttaaaaattatttttaacatcagcacatcaaataatctaaaaagtacaaaccatattaaattttaataaaaaaaaaaaaaaaaacttttgaattttttgggaaAACGGTCCCAAACGCTACCTAAGTGAACTACAGTAACTCTTTTTTAAAAGGAgcaaaaccatgtttttttattaaaaataattaaacctgAAATTTTAGGTGTCGGGCAAGATGAAAGCTTTGACTAGATTATGAGCTTGCTAAGGTTAATGTACAAAACAGAATTAGTGACATCTGATGAGTGGAGCTagatttataagaaaactccAATAACATGTGTTGTCAGCATGTCATACCAACAGAAAATATTGAGGGAAAGAAGGGAAACAAGCAAGCTGCTTTCTGGGAAAGTTGACAGTTAAGAGAAGGAATAAAGAGCCGTAAACGAAGAgatcatatcattttttttctttgattgtttttgGACCAGCAGTTCAACAGCTTAGTAGAAACTGAAACATGAGGAAAATTTCGCATTGCATCACTCAGCTTGATCCTTTTTTGATTGTTATAAGATACAAATACATTGTCAACACTCCTATACTAATTCCTAATCAGAATCTGGATCAACATCCACAATATCAGGGACAGAATCAGTTGATTGATTATCATCTTCAATAGCAAATGTCGTACCTTTCTGAGCACTCAAGGTTGTCGTGTTTCCATCTTTGGTGGCAAGCCCGTCACTTTCACCTGCCACAACGGCTTGCAGTGATGCCATTTCAGTATCCCTGGAATTTAATGCATCATCTTTCGAAGCAAAACTTGTCAAGACCACGGTGGTAACATTTGGATCACCAGTAACAGTAGGAATGGAGGCACCTTTGGAAGATTCCTGATGCTGCTCCATGGATTCTTGCAATTGCTGTGAGTCAACCATTGTTTCATCACCACGCCTTATCTCTATGTCTGCGCTAGCAGCTGCTGGGCTGTGCCCATTTCTCCAAGGACTTTTTGCACCTGATGAACCAGCCACGGGAATATTTTCTCCCTGTTGAACCCTTTCAGTGTCCATACTTTCACCCACTGGAGACTCTGTTTCCTTGCTACTATCCAGCCAACTCTTATACAAATCATCATCTGAATCAGAAAGGCCATGTCCTGTGTCCTGCACGCCACTTGAAAATGGATTACTGTGCTTCTGGGCAACAGAGTATATATTCTCTGGGAATCTGTGGTTAACTTCATTGAAGGAGCTCGCAGAGGGAAAATCAGCCAGCGGAAGTGCCCGGGGGTGTATAAGCACCTCCAAGGCTAGGAGTGCGTAGGCACAAAATTCAGATACTTTTGTTCCAATTTCTTGCCTGCCTGCAAAAATCCAACATCCAACAAGATTAGCAACAGGTTATAAGCAAACCATAAGCATTTGTGAAAAATTAGCTAGGTGATCAGCAAGTGGGCTTTGTGATATTATCATGGTCTAAAGCATTAAATTGGGTTACAACTATGAAAGAACGAAAAGGACCAATCAAAATTATCCATGAAACAATGCTGCCATTGGGGCTTCTATCtagaaatgagaagaaaaaggtTGGAGCAGAACTCTGTGTATAAGGAAAGCGGGGAAGGTAGGGGCTTAGAGTAAAAAAATGACAGAGCAGTCATACCACTTAATACTAGTttatcttgaaataatttaagcactaaataataaacatatcacttgaaaaaataattgaggatCACAGCTATTCCATGAAGTCATCCTCAAATGCTGTTTACAGGATGAtgggaaaaaattgaatttctataAATTTGACAGGACTTACCTCTACGGAAAATCTCAAGAGCAGGAGCTAAATGTGGGGGACGTACACGAGAAGGAGAAAGGAGAGATGCCAAAAGTGCATGTAATGCTGCTAACTGCAAATCTGAGCATGTTAGGGTTGATTCATTGGGCAAGAAAGTTTTGCTTTCATCACTAACCCATCCTTCTTTACAGGATTCTGTTGCAATAGTTATCAAAAGATTATCAACTTTTGAACGCCAAGACTCGGATCTCAAACCGCCACCCtgtcaaaaattattataaatctttAGCGCACCAATTAAGTCGACAACAGAAAGAAGCAGCCAAAAGCTAAATATAAATGATCgtgaaagcaaagaaaaaatgcaCATAATGGATACTTTTGGCTTTTCATCCGAGTACATTGTAGAAAGGATAATGAAGATGTGCCTTATAACTCCAATATTACaagaacattttattttgagaggGTACATCTTTCTACCATTAAAATATGTGGGAGCAGTAATTTTCACTCACATCCATCAACCAACTCATTGCTAAA is part of the Populus alba chromosome 10, ASM523922v2, whole genome shotgun sequence genome and encodes:
- the LOC118060072 gene encoding diphosphomevalonate decarboxylase MVD2, peroxisomal, yielding MAEKSWVRMVTAQTPTNIAVIKYWGKRDETLILPVNDSISVTLDPAHLCTTTTVAVSPSFDQDRMWLNGKEISLSGGRYQNCLREIRAQACDVEDEEKGIKIAKKDWENLHVHVASYNNFPTAAGLASSAAGFACLVFALAKLMNAKEDNSELSAIARQGSGSACRSLFGGFVKWIMGKAEDGSDSLAVQLVDEKHWDELVIIIAVVSSRQKETSSTTGMRDSVDTSLLLQHRAKEVVPKRIKQMEEAIKNRDFGSFAQLTCADSNQFHAVCLDTCPPIFYMNDTSHRIISCVEKWNRSEETPQVAYTFDAGPNAVLIAHNRKAATQLLQKLLFYFPPSSDADLNSYVIGDKSILKDAGIEDMKDVEALSPPPEIKNAQRSKGDVSYFICTKPGRGPVLLSDESQALLHPETGLPK
- the LOC118060073 gene encoding uncharacterized protein, translating into MWWKSASNCTSCFKRRNFSFYFMAGSLSLAHTVTGEAVNFSGMFKEVTVILFLGLAVWAYQATQPPPPKICGTLDGPPITAPRMKLRDGRHLSYKEHGVSKETAKAKIILVHGFASTKHDMMSMTEPVLDVVEELRLYFVSFDRPGYGESDPDPRRTPKSLALDIEELADHLGLGYKFYVVGFSMGGQVVWGCLKYIPHRLSGATLIAPVVNYWWPGFPANLSAEAYYRQIRQDHWALYVAHHTPWLTYWWNTQKWFPASAAISMKTDILSRQDLEILPMMAEKRSNRPQATLQGVFESLHRDLMIGFGKWEFDPMDLENPFPNNEGSVHLWQGDEDIMVPSSLQRYIAQRLPWIDYHEVPGAGHLFTAIPQNFGQILKVPFLGRD